In a single window of the Melioribacteraceae bacterium genome:
- the pruA gene encoding L-glutamate gamma-semialdehyde dehydrogenase, which produces MANAIFSINLPPNDPNKSYAPGTPERKALKSKLDELVNQTIDIPIIIGGKEIRTGDTDKCVCPHDHKTVLANYHKVSEKEVKMAIDSAMTAHKDWSRMEWNDRAAIFLKAADLLTFTDWRYIINAATMLGQSKTAFQAEIDSASEIIDFFRFNAYFAQEIYKMQPPHSPLGMWNRLEYRPLEGFVFAVAPFNFTSIAANLPTAPALMGNVALLKPASSSVYSNYWIMKLLEAAGLPAGVINFVPGSGSKVGNPVMDSEYFGGIHFTGSTPTFQSMWRTAANNLPKYKSYPRIVGETGGKDFIFAHSSADLTALGVALIRGAFEYQGQKCSAASRAYIPKSIWPKLKDYVVSELKTVKMGDVRDFSNFMNAVIDKGAFDTITSYIDYAKKSNEAEIISGGNYDSSKGYFIEPTIIETTNPKFKSMEEEIFGPVLTLYVYDDNKYEETLQICNDTSPFSLTGAIFAQDRYAVAVADKALANASGNFYINDKPTGAVVGQQPFGGARASGTNDKAGSYLNLLRWVSARTIKENFIPPTNYRYPFLSEE; this is translated from the coding sequence ATGGCAAACGCAATTTTCAGTATTAATCTTCCCCCGAATGATCCAAACAAAAGTTATGCTCCAGGAACTCCTGAACGCAAAGCATTAAAATCAAAGCTGGATGAGCTTGTTAATCAAACAATCGATATACCAATTATCATCGGTGGAAAAGAAATTAGAACCGGTGATACCGATAAATGTGTATGTCCCCATGATCATAAAACAGTATTGGCTAATTACCACAAGGTTAGTGAGAAAGAAGTAAAAATGGCAATCGATTCGGCGATGACGGCGCACAAGGATTGGTCGAGAATGGAGTGGAATGATAGAGCCGCAATTTTCTTGAAAGCTGCAGACCTGCTCACATTTACGGATTGGCGTTATATAATTAATGCGGCAACAATGTTGGGGCAAAGTAAAACAGCATTTCAGGCCGAGATTGATTCAGCCAGTGAAATAATAGATTTCTTCCGTTTTAACGCATATTTTGCTCAAGAGATTTACAAAATGCAACCTCCTCATTCACCTTTGGGAATGTGGAATAGATTGGAATACCGTCCACTTGAAGGTTTTGTTTTTGCGGTTGCTCCATTTAACTTTACCTCCATTGCGGCAAATCTACCAACAGCGCCTGCATTAATGGGTAATGTTGCTTTATTAAAGCCGGCATCTAGTTCAGTTTATTCTAATTACTGGATCATGAAATTATTGGAAGCCGCGGGATTACCCGCTGGTGTGATCAATTTTGTACCCGGCTCGGGAAGCAAAGTCGGTAATCCAGTTATGGATTCTGAATACTTTGGTGGAATTCATTTTACCGGCTCAACCCCAACTTTCCAATCGATGTGGAGAACCGCTGCCAACAATCTACCAAAATATAAATCGTACCCGCGCATAGTTGGAGAAACCGGGGGCAAAGATTTTATTTTTGCTCATTCATCGGCCGATTTAACCGCTCTTGGTGTTGCTTTAATTAGAGGCGCGTTCGAGTATCAAGGACAAAAATGTTCCGCCGCATCTCGCGCGTACATTCCAAAATCGATCTGGCCAAAATTAAAAGATTATGTTGTAAGTGAACTAAAAACTGTAAAGATGGGGGATGTTAGAGATTTTTCCAATTTCATGAATGCGGTAATTGATAAGGGTGCTTTCGATACAATTACCAGCTATATCGATTATGCTAAAAAATCTAATGAAGCCGAAATTATTTCCGGCGGTAATTATGATAGTTCCAAGGGATATTTTATTGAACCAACTATTATTGAAACTACCAATCCGAAATTCAAATCGATGGAAGAAGAAATCTTTGGGCCAGTATTAACTTTATATGTTTATGACGATAATAAGTATGAGGAAACACTTCAGATTTGTAACGATACTTCCCCATTCTCTTTAACGGGTGCTATCTTTGCTCAAGATAGATATGCGGTTGCGGTTGCCGATAAGGCATTAGCAAACGCTTCAGGCAATTTCTATATAAACGATAAACCTACTGGCGCTGTGGTTGGGCAACAACCATTTGGCGGCGCGCGTGCAAGCGGAACTAATGATAAAGCCGGTTCCTACTTAAATTTATTAAGGTGGGTTTCGGCAAGAACAATAAAGGAAAACTTCATTCCACCCACCAACTATCGTTATCCATTTTTGAGTGAAGAATAA
- a CDS encoding GIY-YIG nuclease family protein, translating to MKTFWVYILECSDGKYYTGITNNIERRVYEHNSGILKGYTSLRLPVKLVYSSSFSDPLTAIEREKQIKKWSHQKKKALIENNFEKLVELSRKK from the coding sequence ATGAAGACTTTTTGGGTATATATCCTAGAATGCTCTGATGGTAAATATTATACCGGCATTACCAATAACATTGAACGCAGAGTTTACGAGCATAATTCTGGAATATTAAAGGGTTACACATCTCTTCGATTACCAGTAAAATTGGTTTATTCTAGTTCTTTTAGTGATCCCCTCACTGCAATTGAACGTGAAAAGCAAATCAAAAAATGGTCTCACCAAAAAAAGAAAGCATTAATTGAAAATAATTTTGAAAAATTGGTAGAACTCTCCCGAAAAAAATGA
- a CDS encoding alanine--glyoxylate aminotransferase family protein, whose amino-acid sequence MHQSFKPINRILMGPGPSNVHPKVLEALSKPTLGHLDPQFIELMDEIKSLLRKTFLTENENTFVISGPGSLGMEASLVNLIEPNDKVIVCVGGYFANRITQIVEKIGGNLVVVKETWGRAIDPQKLDDELKQNLDTKVVAFVHAETSTGALSNIKELSAVAKKHGCLTIADTVTSLGACEIKIDEWNIDVSYSCSQKGLACVAGMSPITFSERAVQQIRERKSYIKSWFNDLNLLSSYWNGPGKRAYHHTAPANQFYGLHEALLILHEEGIENSWRRHKESSIKFIQKLRELGLEPLVPEGERIPNLITVIIPEGVDEAKVRAELLAKHNLEIGAGLGELAGKVWRIGLMGYNSNDKMIDFCIGAFRDVLK is encoded by the coding sequence ATGCATCAGTCATTCAAACCAATAAATAGAATATTAATGGGACCTGGTCCCTCGAATGTTCATCCTAAAGTTCTCGAAGCATTATCAAAGCCAACACTTGGTCATCTCGATCCTCAATTTATTGAGTTAATGGATGAAATAAAGTCTTTGCTGCGAAAAACATTTCTAACCGAAAATGAAAATACCTTTGTAATCTCTGGTCCGGGTTCCCTTGGAATGGAAGCATCTTTAGTAAATCTAATAGAACCCAATGATAAAGTGATTGTATGTGTTGGGGGATATTTTGCCAATCGAATTACCCAGATCGTAGAAAAAATAGGTGGAAATTTAGTTGTTGTAAAAGAAACATGGGGACGAGCCATTGATCCACAAAAACTCGATGATGAATTAAAACAGAATCTCGATACAAAGGTAGTTGCATTTGTTCACGCCGAAACATCTACCGGCGCGCTATCAAACATTAAGGAATTATCAGCTGTCGCCAAAAAGCATGGATGCTTAACTATTGCCGATACTGTTACATCTCTCGGTGCATGTGAAATTAAAATTGACGAATGGAATATTGACGTATCATATTCATGTTCACAAAAAGGATTGGCATGTGTTGCGGGTATGTCCCCTATAACATTTAGTGAACGCGCGGTTCAACAAATTAGAGAAAGAAAAAGCTATATAAAAAGTTGGTTTAATGATTTGAATCTGCTGTCATCATATTGGAATGGACCCGGAAAAAGGGCATATCACCACACCGCACCCGCTAATCAATTTTATGGATTGCACGAAGCGTTATTAATATTACATGAAGAGGGAATCGAAAATTCTTGGCGAAGACATAAAGAGAGCAGTATTAAGTTCATCCAGAAACTAAGAGAACTTGGGCTTGAACCATTAGTTCCGGAGGGAGAGAGAATTCCCAACTTAATAACTGTTATAATTCCGGAAGGAGTTGATGAAGCAAAAGTTAGAGCTGAACTGCTTGCAAAACATAATTTGGAAATAGGGGCGGGACTAGGAGAACTTGCCGGAAAAGTGTGGCGAATTGGATTAATGGGGTACAATTCAAATGATAAGATGATAGATTTTTGCATAGGGGCATTTAGGGATGTTTTGAAATAA
- a CDS encoding dihydrodipicolinate synthase family protein, whose amino-acid sequence MKKLKGIFPPITTPFINDELAVDKLAFNIHMWNKTELSGYVVMGSNGESVFLTKEEKLELVAKTKEYSNKDKLIIAGTGSDSIKETIDLTNKAAGLGADFALILTPSFYKSEMKHSSYVRYFTKIADSIKIPLIIYNVPKFTGVDIEAETVAELSQHKNIVGIKNSSENSRQNSEFVSMTNSDFSVLVGTASMLFSGITSGAVGGIAALANIAPNECVQIQKLITDGKLEVALALQQKMIPINKAVTAKFGVAGLKAAMDLLGYFGGEPRVPLSSLNENDKLTLQQILKNADLLK is encoded by the coding sequence ATGAAAAAGTTAAAAGGCATTTTTCCCCCAATCACAACACCATTTATAAATGATGAGCTAGCAGTTGACAAACTAGCTTTTAATATACATATGTGGAATAAAACTGAATTGAGCGGTTATGTTGTAATGGGCTCCAATGGCGAATCAGTATTTTTAACTAAGGAAGAAAAACTTGAGCTGGTTGCAAAGACAAAAGAATATTCCAACAAAGATAAATTAATTATTGCCGGTACCGGAAGTGATTCAATTAAAGAAACTATAGATCTGACAAATAAGGCCGCCGGATTGGGTGCCGATTTTGCTCTAATTTTAACCCCCTCCTTTTATAAATCGGAAATGAAGCATTCGTCGTATGTACGCTATTTCACCAAGATCGCTGATTCTATAAAAATCCCATTAATTATTTACAATGTTCCCAAGTTCACGGGAGTTGATATTGAAGCGGAGACGGTGGCTGAGCTTTCTCAACACAAAAATATTGTCGGAATAAAAAACAGCTCTGAAAATTCAAGGCAGAATAGCGAGTTTGTATCAATGACTAATTCCGATTTTTCTGTATTAGTTGGAACAGCCTCAATGTTGTTTTCGGGAATTACTTCCGGAGCTGTGGGTGGTATTGCGGCGCTCGCTAATATTGCTCCAAATGAATGTGTGCAAATTCAAAAGTTAATTACTGACGGAAAACTCGAAGTTGCGTTAGCTCTTCAACAAAAAATGATTCCAATTAATAAAGCAGTTACGGCAAAATTTGGAGTCGCAGGTTTAAAAGCCGCGATGGATTTGCTGGGCTATTTTGGGGGCGAGCCGCGCGTACCGCTTTCATCATTAAATGAAAATGATAAACTCACTCTTCAACAAATTTTAAAAAATGCCGATTTGTTAAAATAA
- a CDS encoding proline dehydrogenase family protein has protein sequence MSVARKTLLWASENAWLKTNVPKWMFVQKALKKFMPGESSDDAITESLKFLAHNIPTVFTKLGENINSIEESYLVRDHYLELIDQIAEQKLDTEISLKLTQIGFDISEEETLKNFSAISEKVKSQLGNTLFIDMEGSAYTQRTIDFYKRVISVYPNTGICLQAYLYRTVNDINELINHSPKIRLVKGAYKEAADIAFPDKNDVDQNYFALSKLLLKSVKENKVRAIFATHDSKMIEAIISEGLMLGVSKELIEFQMLYGIKTNYQYDLAKRGFSFRVLIAYGKYWYPWYMRRLAERPANVLFVIKNLYKK, from the coding sequence ATGAGTGTTGCGAGAAAGACACTTTTATGGGCATCTGAAAATGCTTGGCTGAAAACAAATGTCCCCAAATGGATGTTTGTTCAAAAAGCGCTTAAAAAATTTATGCCGGGCGAATCCTCCGATGACGCGATCACAGAATCACTAAAATTTCTTGCTCATAATATTCCAACCGTTTTCACTAAACTTGGCGAAAACATTAATAGCATCGAGGAAAGTTATTTAGTTAGAGATCATTACCTTGAATTGATTGATCAAATTGCCGAACAAAAACTTGATACCGAAATTTCTCTTAAACTCACTCAAATTGGTTTTGATATTTCGGAGGAGGAGACATTAAAAAACTTTAGCGCAATCTCCGAGAAAGTTAAATCTCAACTCGGTAATACTCTTTTTATTGATATGGAGGGGAGCGCTTACACACAACGTACTATTGATTTTTATAAAAGAGTAATTAGTGTTTATCCCAATACCGGTATTTGTCTTCAGGCTTATCTTTACCGTACAGTTAACGACATTAATGAATTGATTAATCATTCTCCAAAAATTAGATTGGTGAAGGGTGCTTATAAAGAAGCCGCAGATATTGCCTTCCCCGATAAAAATGATGTTGATCAAAATTATTTTGCATTATCTAAACTCTTATTAAAATCAGTAAAGGAAAATAAAGTTCGGGCAATTTTCGCGACCCATGATTCCAAAATGATTGAAGCAATAATCTCGGAAGGATTGATGCTTGGTGTTTCAAAAGAGTTAATTGAATTTCAGATGTTGTATGGCATCAAAACAAATTACCAATACGATTTAGCAAAAAGAGGTTTCTCTTTTAGAGTTTTAATTGCGTATGGTAAATATTGGTATCCCTGGTATATGAGAAGATTGGCTGAGCGGCCGGCAAATGTTTTGTTTGTCATAAAAAATTTATACAAAAAGTAA
- a CDS encoding aminopeptidase P family protein — protein MFKSSTYVQRRNELKKKIKSGIILFLGNNEAPMNYAANTYAFRQDSTFLYYFGLDQSDLAAVIDLDENKEIVYGDDFTIDDIVWMGPQPTLKQRASKCGIKLTGTNADLEAFCSNAVKQGRKIHFIPQYRHDNILKLHQLLGIAPKRVNDYASTGLIKVIAEQRYVKSKEEIAEIEKAIEISFEMQTAAMRFAKPGMYEREVMGFIAGLAMSMGSGISFPIIFSRHGETLHNHYHGNILKPGDLVVNDSGAETTLHYASDITRTFPVSGKFTDIQKAIYEIVLIANLTGITEMKPGVTFRSVHLKSAEVIADGLKALGIMKGNPKEAVKAGAHALFFPHGLGHLLGLDVHDMENYGENNFGYDDKLKRSTQFGLKYLRYAKPLKPGIVLTVEPGIYFIPQLIDKWQSDKKFSEFINYNEVNKYRNFGGIRIEDDVIVTANGSRVLGKPIPKAVEDVEEVASDKV, from the coding sequence ATGTTCAAATCAAGCACTTACGTTCAAAGAAGAAATGAGTTAAAGAAGAAAATTAAATCGGGAATAATTTTATTCCTCGGAAACAATGAAGCACCGATGAACTACGCCGCCAATACATACGCGTTCAGGCAAGATTCAACATTTCTTTATTACTTTGGGCTTGATCAATCAGACCTCGCCGCGGTTATTGATTTGGATGAGAATAAGGAAATTGTTTACGGCGATGATTTTACTATTGATGACATTGTTTGGATGGGTCCACAGCCAACATTAAAACAGCGGGCTTCAAAGTGCGGAATAAAATTAACTGGAACCAATGCCGATCTTGAGGCATTTTGCTCTAATGCGGTTAAGCAAGGGAGAAAAATTCATTTCATACCTCAATACCGTCACGATAATATATTAAAACTTCATCAACTTCTGGGCATTGCTCCGAAGCGGGTGAATGATTATGCATCAACAGGATTAATTAAAGTAATTGCCGAACAGCGATATGTAAAATCAAAAGAGGAAATCGCGGAAATAGAGAAAGCAATTGAGATTTCATTTGAAATGCAAACTGCTGCTATGCGATTCGCGAAACCGGGAATGTATGAGAGAGAAGTAATGGGATTTATAGCCGGATTGGCAATGTCGATGGGAAGCGGAATTTCATTCCCAATTATTTTTTCGCGTCACGGTGAAACTCTTCATAATCATTATCATGGAAATATTTTAAAACCCGGTGATTTGGTAGTTAATGATTCTGGCGCCGAAACAACTTTACATTACGCAAGTGATATAACGCGTACTTTTCCCGTGAGTGGAAAATTTACCGATATTCAAAAAGCAATTTATGAGATTGTACTAATAGCAAATTTAACCGGCATCACCGAAATGAAACCTGGTGTAACTTTCCGGTCGGTACATTTAAAATCTGCAGAAGTTATTGCTGATGGTTTAAAAGCTTTGGGTATAATGAAGGGAAATCCAAAAGAAGCGGTTAAAGCGGGCGCACACGCTTTATTTTTTCCACACGGATTGGGGCATTTGCTTGGTCTTGATGTTCACGATATGGAAAATTATGGAGAAAATAATTTTGGTTACGATGATAAATTAAAAAGAAGCACTCAATTTGGTCTAAAGTATTTACGCTACGCAAAGCCCTTGAAACCGGGAATAGTATTAACGGTTGAGCCGGGAATTTATTTTATTCCACAGCTAATTGATAAGTGGCAATCAGATAAGAAATTTTCTGAATTCATTAATTATAATGAAGTAAATAAATATCGGAACTTTGGCGGTATAAGAATTGAGGATGATGTTATTGTAACCGCGAATGGAAGTCGGGTACTCGGTAAACCAATTCCAAAAGCGGTTGAGGATGTTGAAGAAGTTGCATCCGATAAAGTATAA